The Microbacterium foliorum genome has a window encoding:
- the proB gene encoding glutamate 5-kinase: protein MTARSRADLASASRIVVKVGSSSISGESSWRIPIIVEALAAAHARGAEVVLVSSGAIATGIPFLRLDARPTDLATQQAAAAVGQNILVYRYQESLRPFDIVAGQVLLTTGDLENPTSRSNARRAMERLLGLRILPIVNENDTVATQEIRFGDNDRLAAFVAQLIEADALVLLSDIESLYTRPPSDPSAVPIDVVAPDADLSGLEFGSTVVNSVGTGGAATKVSAARLAAASGIGVLVTSADLVDKALAGAEIGTWFEPALS, encoded by the coding sequence GTGACCGCTCGCTCGCGGGCGGATCTCGCCTCGGCATCACGGATCGTCGTGAAGGTGGGATCCTCCTCGATCAGCGGAGAGTCCTCCTGGCGTATCCCGATCATCGTCGAGGCCCTCGCGGCTGCGCACGCGCGCGGTGCCGAGGTGGTGCTCGTCTCGTCGGGAGCGATCGCGACCGGCATCCCGTTCCTCCGCCTCGATGCGCGTCCGACCGATCTCGCCACGCAGCAGGCGGCGGCCGCCGTCGGGCAGAACATCCTCGTCTACCGGTACCAGGAGTCGTTGCGCCCCTTCGACATCGTGGCGGGCCAGGTGCTCCTGACGACCGGTGACCTCGAGAACCCCACCTCACGCAGCAATGCCCGACGGGCCATGGAGCGGCTGCTCGGACTCCGCATCCTGCCGATCGTGAATGAGAACGACACGGTGGCGACCCAGGAGATCCGCTTCGGCGACAACGATCGTCTCGCGGCGTTCGTGGCGCAGCTCATCGAGGCAGACGCACTCGTGCTGCTCAGTGACATCGAGTCCCTGTACACGAGGCCCCCGTCCGACCCGTCTGCCGTGCCGATCGACGTGGTCGCCCCGGACGCCGACCTCTCCGGTCTCGAGTTCGGTTCGACCGTCGTCAACAGCGTCGGCACCGGGGGAGCGGCGACGAAGGTCTCGGCGGCGCGCCTGGCAGCGGCCTCCGGCATCGGCGTGCTCGTGACCAGTGCCGACCTCGTCGACAAGGCTCTCGCCGGGGCCGAAATAGGAACCTGGTTCGAGCCGGCGCTCTCTTAG
- the rsfS gene encoding ribosome silencing factor — MQSPETAEEMLQLAADAAVSKGGEDLVALNVSEPLPLVDIFLLVTGNSERNVAAIADEIEDRLIEAGHKRVRREGRAEARWVLLDFGDLIVHVFHQEERVYYGLERLWKDCPVVPFELSESAAAADRD; from the coding sequence ATGCAGTCACCTGAAACCGCCGAAGAGATGCTCCAGCTCGCGGCAGACGCCGCCGTCTCGAAGGGCGGTGAGGATCTTGTCGCGCTCAACGTGTCGGAGCCTCTTCCGCTCGTCGACATCTTCCTGCTGGTCACCGGAAACAGCGAGCGCAACGTCGCCGCGATCGCCGATGAGATCGAGGACCGCCTCATCGAGGCCGGTCACAAGCGGGTCCGCCGCGAGGGCCGTGCGGAGGCCCGCTGGGTCCTGCTCGACTTCGGCGACCTGATCGTCCACGTCTTCCACCAGGAGGAGCGCGTGTACTACGGTCTCGAGCGTCTGTGGAAGGACTGCCCGGTGGTCCCGTTCGAGCTCTCCGAGTCCGCCGCGGCCGCAGACCGCGACTGA
- a CDS encoding glutamate-5-semialdehyde dehydrogenase, which translates to MTDQTPQVRLARAKEASRATAALTSDDKARALEAIAVALEQNAATIIEANSRDVARGEADGIGDSLIDRLRLDEKRVRALASAVREVTALPDPVGRVVGGHRMPNGVTLEQVRVPFGVVGAIYEARPNVTVDIAALALRSGNAVVLRGGSAARDSNTVLVQIMREALQSAGVTPEAVQTVDDFGRDGAKALMNGRGYIDVLVPRGSAGLIETVVTESTVPVIETGAGNVHIVLDESAPDDWSRDIVVNAKVQRPSVCNAVETVLVLRQAAPRLVPLVASALQSEGVAIHGDDMVAGLVSNVIPATDEDWATEYLSLDIAMKVVDSLDDALDHIRRYSTGHTESIITTDTRNAERFLAEVDSAVVMVNTSTRFTDGGEFGFGAEVGISTQKLHARGPMGLSELTSTKWLARGSGQTRS; encoded by the coding sequence ATGACCGACCAGACCCCGCAGGTGCGCCTCGCGCGTGCCAAGGAGGCGTCCCGCGCCACCGCCGCACTGACGAGCGACGACAAGGCCCGTGCGCTCGAAGCCATCGCGGTCGCCCTCGAGCAGAACGCCGCGACGATCATCGAGGCGAACAGCCGCGACGTCGCCCGCGGCGAGGCCGACGGCATCGGCGACTCGCTCATCGACCGGCTGAGGCTCGACGAGAAGCGCGTGCGTGCGCTCGCGTCGGCGGTGCGAGAGGTCACGGCGCTGCCCGACCCGGTCGGACGCGTGGTCGGCGGGCACCGCATGCCGAACGGGGTGACGCTCGAGCAGGTGCGCGTGCCGTTCGGCGTGGTCGGAGCGATCTACGAGGCCCGGCCGAACGTGACCGTCGACATCGCCGCTCTCGCTCTGCGCTCCGGCAACGCCGTCGTGCTGCGCGGCGGCAGCGCAGCCCGCGACTCGAACACGGTCCTCGTGCAGATCATGCGCGAGGCGCTGCAGAGTGCCGGGGTGACCCCTGAGGCCGTGCAGACGGTCGATGACTTCGGCCGCGACGGTGCGAAGGCGCTGATGAACGGACGCGGCTACATCGATGTGCTGGTCCCTCGCGGCAGCGCAGGTCTCATCGAGACCGTGGTCACCGAGTCGACCGTTCCCGTCATCGAGACCGGTGCGGGCAACGTGCACATCGTGCTCGATGAGAGCGCCCCCGACGACTGGTCGCGCGACATCGTCGTGAACGCGAAGGTGCAGCGGCCCAGCGTCTGCAACGCGGTCGAGACCGTGCTCGTGCTGCGACAGGCCGCGCCGCGCCTGGTGCCCCTCGTCGCGAGCGCGCTGCAGAGCGAGGGCGTGGCGATCCACGGCGACGACATGGTGGCCGGACTCGTCTCGAATGTGATCCCCGCGACAGATGAGGACTGGGCGACCGAGTATCTCAGCCTCGACATCGCCATGAAGGTCGTGGACAGCCTCGACGACGCCCTCGACCACATCCGTCGCTACAGCACGGGCCACACGGAGTCGATCATCACGACCGACACACGCAACGCCGAGCGGTTCCTCGCAGAGGTCGACTCTGCCGTCGTCATGGTGAACACCTCGACCCGCTTCACCGACGGGGGCGAGTTCGGCTTCGGTGCAGAGGTCGGCATCTCGACCCAGAAGCTGCACGCCAGAGGCCCGATGGGACTCTCCGAGCTGACGAGCACGAAATGGCTGGCGCGTGGGTCGGGGCAGACCCGCAGCTGA
- the obgE gene encoding GTPase ObgE — protein sequence MVSFVDTVTLHLRAGKGGNGCVSVHREKFKPLGGPDGGNGGDGGDIVLVADTQTGTLLSYHHSPHRSSGNGGPGMGDHRAGFLGETLELPVPVGTVVKNPAGEVLIDMIVPGERFVVAKGGHGGLGNAALATPKRKAPGFALLGTPGVEGDVVLELKTVADVALVGYPSAGKSSLIGAISAARPKIADYPFTTLHPNLGVVQAGDSRYTVADVPGLIEGASEGRGLGLEFLRHVERCTALLHVLDCATLEPGRDPISDLDVILAELAAYEVPEGQTPLLERPQLIALNKIDVPEARDLAELVRPDLEARGFRVFDISTVSHEGLRPLTFALGEIVDAYRAELAATEVPRERVILRPRGPKKGFEIRVEGGTYGNVYRILGEKPVRWVQQTDFQNEEAVGYLADRLEKLGVEDELFRLGAVQGSTVVIGEGDSIVFDWEPTMTSAAELMSAPRGTDPRLAPNSRRTTSERRETYYERMDAKAEARAEVEAQRLAAYREDGE from the coding sequence ATGGTCAGTTTCGTCGACACCGTGACGCTGCATCTGCGCGCGGGCAAGGGCGGCAACGGCTGTGTCTCGGTGCACCGCGAGAAGTTCAAGCCCCTCGGCGGGCCTGACGGCGGCAACGGCGGTGACGGCGGCGACATCGTGCTCGTGGCCGACACCCAGACCGGAACGCTGCTCTCGTACCACCACTCGCCGCACCGCAGCTCCGGAAACGGCGGCCCCGGAATGGGTGATCATCGCGCCGGATTCCTCGGCGAGACGCTCGAGCTCCCCGTGCCGGTCGGCACCGTGGTGAAGAACCCCGCCGGTGAGGTGCTGATCGACATGATCGTGCCCGGCGAGCGCTTCGTCGTCGCCAAGGGCGGCCATGGCGGCCTCGGCAACGCCGCACTCGCGACCCCCAAGCGCAAGGCGCCCGGTTTCGCCCTTCTGGGCACTCCCGGTGTCGAGGGCGATGTCGTCCTCGAGCTCAAGACCGTGGCCGACGTGGCACTCGTGGGATATCCGTCCGCAGGCAAGTCCAGCCTGATCGGCGCGATCTCCGCGGCACGGCCGAAGATCGCCGACTACCCGTTCACGACGCTGCATCCGAACCTCGGCGTCGTGCAGGCCGGCGACTCGCGCTACACCGTCGCCGACGTGCCCGGGCTCATCGAGGGCGCCAGCGAGGGGCGTGGCCTCGGCCTCGAGTTCCTCCGCCATGTCGAGCGCTGCACCGCCCTGCTGCACGTGCTCGACTGCGCCACGCTCGAGCCGGGACGCGACCCGATCTCCGACCTCGACGTGATCCTCGCCGAGCTCGCGGCATACGAGGTGCCCGAGGGGCAGACCCCTCTGCTGGAGCGCCCGCAGCTCATCGCGCTCAACAAGATCGACGTGCCCGAGGCGCGCGATCTCGCCGAACTCGTGCGACCCGATCTCGAGGCCCGCGGTTTCCGCGTGTTCGACATCTCCACGGTCTCCCACGAGGGTCTGCGTCCGCTGACCTTCGCGCTCGGTGAGATCGTCGACGCGTACCGCGCCGAGCTCGCTGCGACCGAGGTGCCGCGTGAGCGTGTCATCTTGCGCCCCCGGGGCCCCAAGAAGGGCTTCGAGATCCGTGTCGAGGGTGGCACGTATGGCAACGTCTACCGCATCCTCGGCGAGAAGCCGGTGCGGTGGGTGCAGCAGACCGACTTCCAGAACGAGGAGGCCGTGGGATACCTGGCTGACCGCCTCGAGAAGCTGGGCGTCGAAGACGAGCTCTTCCGCCTCGGCGCGGTGCAGGGGTCGACCGTGGTGATCGGCGAGGGCGACAGCATCGTCTTCGACTGGGAGCCCACGATGACCTCCGCGGCCGAGCTCATGAGCGCACCGCGTGGAACCGACCCCCGCCTCGCGCCGAACAGCCGTCGCACCACGTCGGAGCGTCGTGAGACCTACTACGAGCGCATGGATGCCAAGGCCGAGGCCCGTGCCGAGGTCGAGGCGCAGCGGCTCGCGGCCTACCGCGAGGACGGGGAGTGA
- the ndk gene encoding nucleoside-diphosphate kinase encodes MATEETLVLVKPDGVARGLTGAILARIESKGYALVDIRLVEPDRDLLAEHYAEHEGKPFYEPLLEFMLSGPSVAIRLAGNRVIEGFRSLAGTTDPTTAAPGTIRGDFGRDWGLKVQQNLVHGSDSPESAARELGIWFD; translated from the coding sequence ATGGCCACCGAAGAAACCCTCGTCCTCGTCAAGCCCGACGGTGTCGCGCGCGGCCTCACCGGAGCGATCCTGGCGCGCATCGAGTCGAAGGGCTACGCCCTCGTCGACATCCGCCTCGTGGAGCCCGACCGCGACCTGCTCGCCGAGCACTACGCCGAGCACGAGGGGAAGCCCTTCTACGAGCCGCTCCTCGAGTTCATGCTCTCGGGTCCGTCCGTCGCGATCCGTCTCGCGGGCAACCGGGTGATCGAGGGATTCCGCTCGCTCGCGGGCACCACCGACCCGACCACCGCCGCACCCGGCACGATCCGCGGCGACTTCGGCCGCGACTGGGGCCTCAAGGTCCAGCAGAACCTCGTGCACGGCTCGGACAGCCCCGAGTCCGCCGCACGCGAACTCGGCATCTGGTTCGACTGA
- a CDS encoding Rne/Rng family ribonuclease: MADDNNDYDAPTLDLAADADAPAEVVADATEVDGTADAPDNAEQTHDASAEEESTADEVEPPADEKPADEKPADEKPADEKPADKPADEKPADEKPADEKPADEKPADEKPADEKPADEKPADENPADEKPADDKPVTAVSLGLLPEVFVSQVSTQLHFYAPAVLPLPARPERERVFDRIADRDQDEPGARRGRRRRGGSDENEPREPREQRDEPRQPRQRVVEYITEPKAIKGSTRLEAKKQRRRDGRDAGRRRPVVTEAEFLARRESVDRKMVVRSKNGRTQIGVLEDGVLVEHYVARNQDASLIGNVYLGRVQNVLPSMEAAFVDIGRGRNAVLYSGEVDWDGVETGNQPRRIELALKAGDRVLVQVTKDPVGHKGARLTSQISLPGRYLVYVPGGSMNGISRKLPDNERARLKRILKEVLPESSGVIVRTAAEGATEDQLTRDVQRLTSQWEHVRTQVENQQAPALLHAEPDLLVKIVRDVFNEDFTKMLIQGEESQRTIRAYLESVAPDLLERVESYEDEADPFDAFRITEQIEKALDRKVWLPSGGSLVIDRTEAMTVVDVNTGKFVGSGGNLEETVTKNNLEAAEEIVRQLRLRDIGGIIVVDFIDMVLESNRDLVLRRLIECLSRDRTKHQVAEVTSLGLVQMTRKKLGLGLLETFSEACDVCAGRGVIVHHDPVVKHRSSSNGNGNGNGNSSSNRRQRGGNGPSQNSAPAAVTTHSIPEGAKSALAQIAASTRVPNAEELPDAVAPSTETTEAPAAQERAKKPRKKRGSDRKASPKSPAEALLDSVLDALPEPKAPGQGRGRRRVSTAALTGTPVSVNSDSSAPVAGGDAQA, encoded by the coding sequence ATGGCCGATGACAACAATGACTACGACGCCCCCACCCTCGACCTCGCTGCGGATGCCGACGCACCCGCAGAGGTAGTCGCCGACGCGACGGAGGTCGACGGCACCGCCGACGCTCCCGACAACGCCGAGCAGACGCACGACGCATCCGCGGAGGAGGAGTCCACCGCCGACGAGGTCGAGCCGCCCGCCGACGAGAAGCCCGCGGACGAGAAGCCCGCGGACGAGAAGCCTGCCGACGAGAAGCCGGCCGACAAGCCTGCCGACGAGAAGCCTGCGGACGAGAAGCCTGCGGATGAGAAGCCTGCGGACGAGAAGCCTGCGGATGAGAAGCCTGCGGACGAGAAGCCTGCGGATGAGAAGCCTGCCGACGAGAACCCTGCCGACGAGAAGCCCGCGGACGACAAGCCCGTCACCGCGGTGTCTCTCGGGCTGCTTCCGGAGGTCTTCGTCTCCCAGGTCTCGACGCAGCTGCACTTCTACGCACCCGCGGTCCTGCCGCTGCCCGCGCGTCCTGAGCGCGAGCGCGTCTTCGACCGGATCGCGGACCGCGATCAGGACGAGCCGGGAGCCCGCCGAGGCCGCCGCCGCCGTGGCGGCTCCGACGAGAACGAGCCCCGCGAGCCCCGAGAGCAGCGCGATGAGCCGCGCCAGCCGCGTCAGCGCGTCGTCGAGTACATCACCGAGCCCAAGGCGATCAAGGGCTCCACGCGTCTCGAGGCGAAGAAGCAGCGTCGCCGCGACGGTCGCGACGCGGGGCGTCGTCGCCCGGTCGTCACCGAGGCCGAGTTCCTGGCTCGCCGCGAGTCGGTCGACCGCAAGATGGTCGTGCGTTCGAAGAACGGTCGCACGCAGATCGGCGTGCTCGAAGACGGCGTGCTCGTCGAGCACTACGTGGCCCGCAACCAGGATGCGTCGCTCATCGGCAACGTCTACCTCGGCCGCGTGCAGAACGTGCTGCCCAGCATGGAGGCCGCGTTCGTCGACATCGGTCGCGGCCGCAACGCCGTGCTCTACTCGGGCGAGGTCGACTGGGACGGCGTCGAGACCGGCAACCAGCCCCGCCGCATCGAGCTGGCGCTCAAGGCCGGAGACCGCGTCCTCGTGCAGGTCACGAAGGATCCGGTCGGCCACAAGGGCGCCCGCCTGACCAGCCAGATCTCCCTCCCCGGCCGGTACCTCGTGTACGTGCCGGGTGGATCGATGAACGGGATCAGCCGCAAGCTGCCCGACAACGAGCGCGCGCGCCTCAAGCGCATCCTCAAGGAGGTGCTCCCGGAGTCGTCGGGAGTGATCGTCCGCACCGCCGCCGAGGGCGCGACCGAAGACCAGCTGACCCGCGACGTGCAGCGTCTGACGTCGCAGTGGGAGCACGTGCGCACGCAGGTCGAGAACCAGCAGGCGCCCGCGCTGCTGCATGCCGAGCCCGACCTCCTCGTCAAGATCGTCCGCGACGTCTTCAACGAGGACTTCACGAAGATGCTCATCCAGGGGGAGGAGTCGCAGCGCACGATCCGCGCCTACCTCGAGAGCGTCGCCCCTGACCTGCTGGAGCGCGTCGAGTCCTACGAGGACGAGGCCGACCCCTTCGACGCGTTCCGCATCACCGAGCAGATCGAGAAGGCGCTCGACCGCAAGGTCTGGCTGCCCTCCGGCGGCTCGCTGGTCATCGACCGCACCGAGGCCATGACGGTCGTCGACGTGAACACCGGCAAGTTCGTCGGCTCCGGGGGAAACCTCGAGGAGACCGTCACCAAGAACAACCTCGAGGCCGCGGAGGAGATCGTCCGTCAGCTTCGGCTGCGCGACATCGGCGGCATCATCGTCGTCGACTTCATCGATATGGTGCTCGAATCGAACCGCGACCTCGTGCTGCGCCGTCTGATCGAGTGCCTCAGCCGCGACCGGACCAAGCATCAGGTCGCCGAGGTCACCTCGCTCGGACTCGTGCAGATGACCCGCAAGAAGCTGGGGCTCGGTCTTCTCGAGACCTTCAGCGAGGCGTGCGATGTCTGCGCCGGCCGCGGCGTGATCGTGCACCACGACCCCGTCGTGAAGCACCGGTCGAGCAGCAACGGCAACGGGAACGGCAACGGCAACTCGTCGTCCAACCGCCGCCAGCGCGGAGGGAACGGTCCGTCGCAGAACTCGGCTCCGGCCGCGGTCACGACGCACAGCATCCCTGAGGGTGCGAAGTCGGCCCTCGCGCAGATCGCGGCATCGACGCGGGTTCCGAATGCGGAGGAGCTGCCGGATGCGGTGGCGCCCTCGACCGAGACCACGGAGGCCCCCGCCGCGCAGGAGCGGGCCAAGAAGCCGCGCAAGAAGCGCGGTTCCGACCGCAAGGCCTCGCCGAAGTCGCCGGCTGAAGCGCTGCTCGACTCGGTGCTCGACGCGCTGCCCGAGCCCAAGGCCCCGGGGCAGGGTCGGGGTCGCCGTCGGGTGTCCACGGCAGCTCTGACGGGCACTCCCGTGTCGGTGAACTCCGACTCGTCAGCGCCGGTCGCGGGCGGGGATGCGCAGGCCTGA
- a CDS encoding DUF4031 domain-containing protein: MTVLVDEPRWPAHGRLWAHLVSDDSLDELHAFARTHDVPARAFDLDHYDVPEDLVPRLIAAGAEHVDGKELVRRLIASGLRIPARDRR; encoded by the coding sequence GTGACCGTTCTCGTCGACGAACCCCGCTGGCCCGCCCACGGAAGACTGTGGGCGCACCTCGTCAGCGATGACAGCCTCGACGAGCTGCACGCCTTCGCGCGCACCCACGACGTGCCTGCGCGCGCCTTCGATCTCGACCACTACGACGTGCCGGAGGATCTCGTCCCCCGGCTCATCGCCGCCGGCGCCGAACACGTCGACGGCAAGGAGCTCGTGCGTCGGCTGATCGCCTCAGGCCTGCGCATCCCCGCCCGCGACCGGCGCTGA
- the rpmA gene encoding 50S ribosomal protein L27, producing the protein MAHKKGASSTRNGRDSNAQRLGVKRFGGQQVLAGEIIVRQRGTHFHPGVNVGRGGDDTLFALAAGAVQFGAKGGRKVVNIVAAAE; encoded by the coding sequence ATGGCACATAAAAAGGGCGCAAGCTCCACCCGTAACGGTCGTGACTCCAACGCTCAGCGACTTGGCGTCAAGCGCTTCGGTGGACAGCAGGTTCTCGCCGGCGAGATCATCGTCCGCCAGCGTGGCACGCACTTCCACCCCGGCGTGAACGTCGGCCGTGGTGGCGACGACACGCTGTTCGCTCTTGCCGCAGGCGCGGTGCAGTTCGGTGCGAAGGGCGGCCGCAAGGTCGTCAACATCGTCGCCGCTGCCGAGTGA
- a CDS encoding vitamin K epoxide reductase family protein, with translation MSEQRTRPVFYAVWLIIASVIGWFAAFQLTVEKFTLLQNPSDALSCDISPFIQCSKNLNSWQGEVFGFPNPIMGLSGWIAPLVVGVAILAGARFPRWFWLTFGAGVTFAFGLVCWLIAQSLYDLFVLCPWCMITWAVTIPTFFATMLHLTRNGSFTRSEKARERADKLMVWVPLATILSYAVVIVLAQLQGLDFLGEMARLIF, from the coding sequence ATGAGCGAGCAGCGCACCCGCCCCGTCTTCTATGCCGTCTGGCTGATCATCGCGAGTGTGATCGGCTGGTTCGCCGCCTTCCAGCTCACCGTCGAGAAGTTCACCCTTCTGCAGAATCCGAGCGATGCGCTGTCCTGCGACATCAGCCCGTTCATCCAATGCAGCAAGAACCTCAACTCGTGGCAGGGAGAGGTGTTCGGCTTCCCCAACCCGATCATGGGCCTGTCGGGATGGATCGCACCTCTCGTCGTGGGCGTCGCGATCCTCGCGGGCGCGCGCTTCCCGCGCTGGTTCTGGCTCACCTTCGGCGCCGGCGTGACCTTCGCCTTCGGCCTCGTCTGCTGGCTGATCGCGCAGAGCCTGTACGACCTCTTCGTGCTGTGCCCGTGGTGCATGATCACCTGGGCCGTCACGATCCCGACGTTCTTCGCGACGATGCTCCACCTGACACGCAACGGATCGTTCACCCGCAGCGAGAAGGCACGCGAGCGCGCCGACAAGCTCATGGTCTGGGTGCCGCTGGCGACGATCCTCTCCTACGCCGTCGTCATCGTGCTCGCACAGCTGCAGGGGCTGGACTTCCTCGGAGAGATGGCACGCCTCATCTTCTGA
- a CDS encoding SDR family oxidoreductase, which yields MRAHLITGAGSGIGAVVARRLLERGDQVTILARDAGRAKEITAGLPGATALVGDLAQPGRLSWAFSKQPLPERIDSLIHVAGVVDLGPVADLPANLWERQLAVNLVGPAELTRLLLPVLRVSRARVIFVNSGAGLHAHAGWSAYAASKHGLRALADSLRAEESEHGVRVTSIYPGRTATPMQERVHQQEGREYEPERFITAESVASTILTALDLPDDAALTDLTIRPAG from the coding sequence ATGCGTGCACACCTGATCACCGGTGCCGGATCGGGGATCGGCGCGGTCGTCGCGCGCCGCCTCCTCGAGCGCGGCGATCAGGTGACCATCCTCGCCCGTGACGCCGGACGCGCCAAGGAGATCACCGCCGGACTGCCCGGGGCCACCGCCCTCGTCGGCGACCTCGCCCAGCCGGGGCGTCTGTCGTGGGCGTTCTCGAAGCAGCCGCTTCCGGAACGCATCGACTCTCTCATCCACGTCGCGGGTGTCGTCGACCTCGGCCCTGTGGCCGACCTGCCGGCGAACCTGTGGGAGCGGCAGCTTGCGGTGAACCTCGTGGGACCTGCAGAACTCACGCGCCTCCTGCTCCCGGTGCTGCGCGTCTCCCGAGCGCGGGTGATCTTCGTCAACTCCGGGGCGGGCCTGCACGCCCATGCCGGGTGGTCGGCGTACGCCGCCTCCAAGCACGGGCTCAGGGCGCTGGCCGACTCCCTGCGAGCTGAGGAGTCGGAGCACGGTGTGCGGGTCACGTCGATCTACCCGGGTCGCACCGCCACCCCGATGCAGGAGCGCGTGCATCAGCAGGAGGGCCGCGAGTACGAACCCGAACGGTTCATCACGGCCGAATCCGTCGCGTCCACGATTCTGACGGCGCTCGACCTTCCGGATGACGCGGCTCTCACGGATCTGACGATCCGCCCTGCGGGCTGA
- the rplU gene encoding 50S ribosomal protein L21, whose amino-acid sequence MVYAVVRAGGRQEKVEVGTIVQLDRVKAASGEKIELAAVLLVDGATVTTDADSLAKVKVTAEVIGNLRGPKIIIQKYKNKTGYKKRQGHRQELTRVKITGIK is encoded by the coding sequence GTGGTTTACGCAGTAGTGCGCGCCGGTGGGCGGCAGGAGAAGGTCGAGGTCGGCACGATCGTTCAGCTCGACCGTGTCAAGGCTGCTTCGGGCGAGAAGATCGAGCTGGCCGCCGTGCTGCTCGTCGACGGCGCCACGGTGACCACCGACGCTGACTCGCTGGCGAAGGTCAAGGTCACGGCTGAGGTCATCGGCAACCTCCGCGGCCCGAAGATCATCATCCAGAAGTACAAGAACAAGACCGGCTACAAGAAGCGCCAGGGCCACCGTCAGGAGCTCACGCGCGTCAAGATCACCGGCATCAAGTAA
- the nadD gene encoding nicotinate-nucleotide adenylyltransferase, which produces MNDTTSRPARIGVMGGTFDPIHHGHLVAASEVAHSFDLDEVVFVPTGRPWQKAEVTPSEHRYLMTVIATASNPQFTVSRVDIDREGPTYTIDTLRDLKERRPDAELFFITGADAVAQILSWRDHDELWELAHFVAVSRPGHVLSTDGLPSDNVSQLEVPALSISSTACRARVRDDEPVWYLVPDGVVQYIAKHHLYRSKA; this is translated from the coding sequence ATGAACGACACGACCTCGCGTCCGGCGCGCATCGGTGTGATGGGCGGCACTTTCGACCCTATCCATCACGGGCACCTGGTCGCCGCCAGCGAGGTCGCGCACTCCTTCGATCTCGATGAGGTCGTCTTCGTGCCCACCGGACGCCCCTGGCAGAAGGCCGAGGTCACGCCGAGCGAGCACCGCTATCTGATGACGGTCATCGCGACGGCATCCAATCCGCAGTTCACCGTGAGTCGGGTGGACATCGATCGCGAAGGGCCGACCTACACGATCGACACCCTGCGCGACCTCAAGGAACGGCGTCCCGACGCCGAGCTCTTCTTCATCACCGGTGCCGACGCCGTGGCGCAGATTCTCAGTTGGAGGGACCATGATGAACTGTGGGAGTTGGCCCACTTCGTCGCGGTCTCACGCCCAGGACACGTCTTGAGCACAGATGGCCTCCCCAGCGACAACGTCAGCCAACTGGAGGTGCCGGCGCTGTCCATCTCGTCGACGGCCTGCCGTGCGCGGGTCCGAGACGACGAGCCGGTCTGGTATCTCGTTCCCGACGGAGTCGTTCAATACATCGCGAAGCATCATCTGTATCGGAGCAAGGCATGA
- a CDS encoding DUF4233 domain-containing protein has product MARVSADPTPTRSPRAPRPPRTLVQKLAPIVLGFESVVVFLAGLTVFGLKTLPDGIPQWWGIVGGAVVGLACIAVAGMITKPWAISAGWILQAVIAVSAILVPAILLVVVIFGGMWGYATIMGARLDARRPSGPATETQTESE; this is encoded by the coding sequence GTGGCACGCGTGAGTGCGGATCCGACGCCCACCCGTTCGCCGCGTGCGCCCCGTCCGCCTCGAACGCTCGTGCAGAAGCTCGCACCGATCGTGCTCGGATTCGAATCGGTCGTGGTCTTCCTCGCGGGTCTCACGGTCTTCGGTCTGAAGACGCTTCCCGACGGCATCCCCCAGTGGTGGGGCATCGTGGGCGGTGCGGTCGTGGGGCTCGCGTGCATAGCGGTCGCCGGGATGATCACGAAGCCCTGGGCGATCTCGGCCGGATGGATCCTGCAGGCGGTCATAGCAGTGTCTGCGATCCTGGTGCCCGCGATCCTCCTCGTCGTCGTGATTTTCGGCGGCATGTGGGGATATGCGACGATCATGGGGGCTCGATTGGACGCACGCCGTCCGTCCGGGCCCGCGACCGAGACTCAGACAGAGAGTGAATGA